Proteins from one Puntigrus tetrazona isolate hp1 chromosome 10, ASM1883169v1, whole genome shotgun sequence genomic window:
- the LOC122353050 gene encoding trace amine-associated receptor 13c-like — MAYETEDHETQYCFPAINSSCIKGKRSRHEYNIMYVFFSLLSAWTVFLNLLVIISISHFKKLHTPTNLLILSLAVADLFVGLIVMPVEATKLIETCWYFGDTYCGLFMAITGLLLSASLSNLVLIAVDRYMAVCHPLLYPQKITTTKTVMSICVFWSCCTTYNFAIVICNGYFDPSHRTDVCYGECIAMISSSWRFTDLAFSFLFPSIVIITVYLRIFYVVQYQVKVINSLMKSGKCVIECSVRRKSESKAALTLGIIVTVYLFCWIPYYILTLTEITVNTFTTVTFLTWTLYINSGLNPLIYALFYRWFKISVKYILTLKILEPASSVMDIFTDYS; from the coding sequence ATGGCCTATGAGACAGAGGATCATGAGACTCAATACTGCTTTCCTGCCATCAACTCTTCATGTATCAAGGGAAAACGCTCCAGACATGAATATAATatcatgtatgtgtttttttcattgctgtcaGCATGGACCGTGTTTCTGAATCTGCTGGTGatcatctccatctctcacttcaAGAAGCTTCACACTCCAACCAACCTgctcattctctctctggctgtggCTGATCTATTTGTTGGACTTATTGTGATGCCTGTAGAGGCCACAAAACTGATTGAGACATGTTGGTACTTTGGAGACACTTACTGTGGACTGTTTATGGCAATTACAGGCTTGCTCCTATCTGCGTCTTtaagtaatttagttttaattgctgttgatCGTTATATGGCTGTGTGTCACCCTTTACTGTACCCACAGAAAATAACCACAACGAAAACTGTAATGAGCATCTGTGTGTTCTGGTCTTGTTGTACGACTTATAACTTTGCCATTGTAATATGTAACGGATATTTTGACCCCTCACACAGAACAGATGTGTGTTATGGCGAGTGTATTGCTATGATTAGTTCTTCTTGGAGATTTACTGATTTGGCATTTTCCTTTCTATTTCCTTCTATCGTGATCATCACAGTGTATTTgagaatattttatgttgtacaATATCAAGTGAAAGTTATTAACTCTCTGATGAAGAGTGGTAAATGTGTAATAGAATGTTCAGTGAGGAGGAAATCTGAGAGTAAAGCTGCTCTGACATTAGGGATCATTGTCACAGTTTATCTGTTTTGCTGGATTCCATACTATATACTGACTCTAACAGAAATTACAGTAAACACTTTCACAACAGTAACATTTCTAACCTGGACTTTGTATATAAACTCAGGTCTGAATCCTCTCATCTATGCCTTATTCTACCGATGgtttaaaatatcagttaaatACATATTGACACTTAAAATATTGGAGCCAGCATCTTCTGTCATGGACATTTTTACAGATTATTCATGA
- the LOC122352456 gene encoding trace amine-associated receptor 13c-like, translated as MVVPHKTCRTVFLNLLVIISISHFKKLHTPTNLIILSLAVADMLLGLVMPIEATRLIETCWYFGETSCGLYSIFIAMLLSASLSNLVLIAVDRYVAVCHPLQYPQKITMTKTLISISLSWFCSSAYNTAFVINNGYFDISHQTDVCYGECSVQMGFAWRVTDLIMSFIFPCIFIISFYLRIFYVVHLQVNVINSLMKSGRCVNEGSLRRKSESKAALTLGIIVTVYLLCYIPYYICSITVISSTTINVLTWVVYFNSGLNPMVYALFYPWFKKTVKRILTLKIFWPASSLVNILTEH; from the exons atGGTGGTTCCTCACAAA ACATGTAGgactgtgtttctgaatctgctggtgatcatctccatctctcacttcaAGAAGCTTCACACTCCAACCAACCTgatcattctctctctggctgtggCCGACATGCTTCTTGGACTTGTGATGCCCATAGAGGCTACTAGGCTGATTGAGACATGTTGGTACTTTGGAGAAACTTCCTGTGGGCTCTACTCAATATTTATTGCAATGCTTCTCTCGGCATCTCttagtaatttagttttaattgctgttgatCGTTATGTGGCTGTTTGTCACCCTTTACAGTATCCACAGAAAATAACAATGACTAAGACCTTAATAAGCATCTCTCTGAGCTGGTTTTGCTCCTCAGCTTATAACACAGCCTTTGTAATTAATAACGGGTATTTTGATATTTCACACCAAACAGACGTGTGTTATGGAGAGTGTTCTGTTCAGATGGGTTTTGCTTGGAGAGTCACTGATCTGatcatgtcttttattttcccCTGTATCTTcatcatttctttttacttgAGAATTTTTTATGTAGTACATCTACAAGTAAATGTTATAAACTCTCTGATGAAGAGTGGCAGATGTGTAAATGAAGGTTCATTGAGAAGGAAATCTGAGAGTAAAGCTGCTCTGACATTAGGGATCATTGTAACAGTTTATCTACTTTGCTATATTCCTTACTATATCTGTTCTATTACAGTAATCTCTTCCACAACCATAAATGTTTTGACATGGgttgtgtattttaattcagGTCTAAATCCTATggtttatgctttattttacccATGGtttaaaaagacagtaaaaCGTATCTTaactctgaaaatattttggcCAGCATCCTCTCTGgtaaacattttaacagaacattaa
- the LOC122353072 gene encoding trace amine-associated receptor 13c-like — MAYETEDHETQYCFPAINSSCIKEKRSRHEYYIMYVFFSLLSAWTVFLNLLVIISISHFKKLHTPTNLIILSLAVADMLIGLIVMPVEATRLIETCWYFGDAFCGLFVIIMGLLGSTSLSNLVLIAVDRYMAVCHPLLYPQKITMAKTLLSICLCWFFSSVYNTAIGISNKYFDISNRTDECYGQCNFTISFTCRVIDVIYSFLLPCSVMITAYLRIFYVVNHQVKVINSLMKSGKCVTEGSMKRKSESKAALTLGIIVTVYLLCYIPFYILSLTGTAVISSAAMTFLIWTLYINSGLNPLIYALFYSWFKISVKHILSLKILEPASSLMDIFRG; from the coding sequence ATGGCCTATGAGACAGAGGATCATGAGACTCAATACTGCTTTCCTGCCATCAACTCTTCATGTATCAAGGAAAAACGCTCCAGACATGAATACTATatcatgtatgtgtttttttcattactgtCAGCATGgactgtgtttctgaatctgctggtgatcatctccatctctcacttcaAGAAGCTTCACACTCCAACCAACCTgatcattctctctctggctgtggCCGACATGCTTATTGGACTTATTGTGATGCCCGTAGAGGCCACTAGGCTGATTGAGACGTGCTGGTACTTTGGAGACGCTTTCTGTGGACTGTTTGTGATAATCATGGGACTGCTTGGCTCAACATCTCTCAGTAACTtggttttaattgctgttgatCGTTATATGGCTGTGTGTCACCCTTTACTTTACCCGCAGAAAATAACAATGGCTAAAACTTTACTAAGCATCTGTCTCTGTTGGTTTTTCTCGTCAGTTTACAACACTGCCATTGGAATCAGCAACAAgtattttgacatttcaaaCAGAACAGATGAGTGTTATGGTCAATGTAACTTCACAATTAGTTTTACTTGCAGGGTCATTGATGTGATATATTCTTTTCTGTTGCCTTGCAGTGTGATGATCACTGCATATTTGAGAATATTCTATGTGGTTAATCATCAAGTGAAAGTTATAAACTCTCTGATGAAGAGTGGTAAATGTGTAACAGAAGGATCTATGAAGAGGAAATCTGAGAGTAAAGCTGCTCTGACATTAGGGATCATTGTGACAGTTTATCTGCTTTGCTATATTCCCTTCTATATATTGTCTCTAACAGGTACTGCTGTTATCTCTTCTGCCGCAATGACATTTCTAATATGGACTTTGTACATTAACTCGGGTCTAAATCCTCTTAtctatgctttattttacagctggtttaaaatatcagttaaacACATCTTAAGTCTTAAAATACTAGAGCCAGCATCCTCTCTCATGGATATTTTTAGAGGTtga
- the LOC122352458 gene encoding trace amine-associated receptor 13c-like: MKGQTEEQSRLITGGDSLMAYETGLCFPAINSSCMKGKRSRHEYNIMYVFFSLLSAWTVFLNLLVIISISHFKKLHTPTNLIILSLAVADILTGLIVMPLEAIKLIETCWYFGNTACGLFTITLGVIISASLSNLVLIAVDRYVALCHPLRYPQKITKTKTLMTICLCWFCSSAYISALFCSNRRSDSSDKIDVCYGECSFMMSFTCTVIDLFVSMLLPSTLIIALYLKIFHVVHQQVKVINSLRKGGKRVREDLVGRKSERKAAFTLGIIVAIHLLCWLPLYIFFLAGNTMMSSVIVNFLRWVYYINSGLNPLIYALFYPWFRKSVTCILSLKIVQPASSLVDIFSNYYS; encoded by the coding sequence ATGAAAGGACAGACAGAAGAGCAAAGCAGACTCATAACAGGAGGAGACTCACTCATGGCCTATGAGACAGGCCTATGCTTTCCTGCCATCAACTCTTCATGTATGAAAGGCAAACGCTCCAGACATGAATATAATatcatgtatgtgtttttttcattgctgtcagcatggactgtgtttctgaatctgctggtgatcatctccatctctcacttcaAGAAGCTTCACACTCCAACCAACCTgatcattctctctctggctgtggCCGACATACTTACTGGACTTATTGTTATGCCTTTGGAGGCCATTAAACTGATTGAGACGTGCTGGTACTTTGGCAATACTGCCTGTGGACTGTTTACTATTACCCTTGGTGTGATTATTTCAGCATCTCTTAGTAATTtggttttaattgctgttgatCGTTATGTGGCTTTGTGTCACCCTTTACGGTATCCacagaaaataaccaaaaccaAAACCTTAATGACCATCTGTCTCTGCTGGTTTTGCTCTTCAGCTTATATAAGTGCCCTTTTTTGCAGCAACAGACGTTCTGACTCTTCAGACAAAATAGATGTGTGTTATGGAGAGTGTTCTTTCATGATGAGTTTTACATGCACAGTCATTGATCTGTTTGTGTCCATGCTTCTTCCTTCTACCCTGATCATAGCTTTATATTTGAAGATATTTCATGTTGTACATCAGCAAGTAAAAGTTATAAACTCTCTGAGGAAGGGCGGTAAACGTGTAAGGGAGGATTTGGTGGGGAGAAAATCGGAGAGAAAAGCTGCTTTCACATTAGGAATCATTGTAGCAATTCATCTTCTCTGTTGGTTACctctctatattttttttctggcagGGAATACAATGATGTCTTCTGTAATAGTGAATTTTCTAAGATGGGTCTACTATATTAACTCAGGCCTAAATCCTCTTATCTATGCTTTATTTTACCCTTGGTTTAGAAAATCAGTTACATGCATTCTATCACTGAAAATAGTTCAACCAGCATCTTCTCTGGTggacattttttcaaattattactcataa